The sequence AAAGATTCTGAATATCGCGATCAAGAGCGGTGCAGAGGCGGTTCATCCAGGATATGGATTTCTCAGCGAAAATGCAGCTTTCGCCAATGCATGTGAGGCAGCAGGTATCCGTTTTATAGGTCCACGTACCGAACATATGGAGCAGTTTGGTCTTAAGCATACGGCCCGAGCACTTGCCGAACAGAACTCTGTACCACTTCTTCCTGGATCTTCTATTTTGAGTGATCTTGAGGAAGCGAAGAGCGAAGCGAAACGTATCGTCTACCCGGTGATGTTAAAGAGTACAGCCGGGGGTGGTGGTATCGGTATGCAGCTGTGTTATGATGAAAATGAGTTGTGCAGTGCCTATGAATCGGTCAAACGTTTAAGTGAGAACAACTTCTCTGATGGAGGAATGTTCTTAGAAAAGTATGTGGCTTCGGCACGTCATATCGAAGTACAGATCTTTGGAGACGGTAAGGGATATGTGGCTGTACTGGGAGACAGAGACTGTTCGGTCCAGCGCCGTAACCAAAAGGTGATAGAGGAGACGCCAGCACCGGGTATCGCTGATGCAACGAGAGAGGCACTTTACAAAGCGGCAAAAGATCTGACTGCATCGGTCTCTTATCTCTCAGCGGGTACTGTGGAGTTTGTGTACGACACCACTACGGATGAATTCTACTTCCTTGAAGTGAACACACGACTTCAAGTAGAGCATGGTATCACAGAGGAAGTGACAGGTGTGGATTTGGTGGAGTGGATGATCCGTCAAGCCTATGGAGAGAATCCTGGACTCTACAGCTATGAACATGCTCCAGAGGGACACGCTATGCAGGTGCGTATCTATGCGGAAGACCCTTCCAAGAACTTTCAGCCTAGTTCAGGTGTGTTGACCAACGTTAAATTTGCCGAGGGTATACGATGTGATACCTTTATCGAAACAGGCCTTGAAGTCTCTGCTTTCTATGATCCGATGATCGCAAAGCTTATCATTAAAGGTAAAGACCGTGAAGAAGCATTGAATATGATCAATGATGCTATAGAAAATACAGAAATAGACGGGATAGAGACCAACTTACGTTATTTAGGGGCTATCGTTAGATCTGATATCTTTAAAGATGGAGTACAGACGACAAAATATCTCAACACGTTTGATTTTACGCCAAATAGCATCGATGTACTTCGTCCTGGTACACAGACTACTATACAGGATTTTCCTGGACGTACGGGTTACTGGGATATCGGTGTACCGCCTTCAGGTCCTTTTGATAACTTCAGTTTCCGCTATGCCAACCGTATCGTAGGAAATGATGCAGCAGCTTCAGGTATGGAGATAGCAATCGCCGGTCCCACACTGCGTTTTAACACAGACAGTGTTATAGCCCTGTGCGGAGCAGAGATCGATGCGTTCCTGGATGGTGAAGCGATCGGGATGAATGAAGCGGTAGATGTCAAAGCAGGTAGTACGCTTAAACTTAAAAAAGTGCATAATCAAGGCTTTAGAACCTACCTGGCCGTACGCGGTGGTTTTGATGTGCCTGAATACCTTGGAAGCCGTTCTACTTTTACCTTGGGACAGTTCGGGGGACATGCAGGCCGTACACTGATCTCGGGTGATGTACTGCATATCGGTTCTATGATTGATGGTGAGACAGCGAAGCAGAAAACAGTCCCACATGAAAATTTTGAGAACCGCTGGGAGATAGGGGTGCTTTACGGACCGCATGGTGCACCTGATTTCTTTACCGACAGTGACATCAAGACCTTTTTTGAGATAGAGTGGGAGATCCATTATAACTCCAACCGTACCGGTATACGTTTGATCGGTCCTAAGCCTGAATGGGCAAGAACAGATGGAGGTGAGGCAGGACTTCATCCTTCTAATATTCACGACAATGCCTATGCGATAGGATCGGTGGACTTCACGGGAGATATGCCGGTGATCCTGGGGCCTGACGGTCCGAGTTTGGGAGGTTTTGTCTGCCCTGTGACGATTATCAATGCAGAGCTGTGGAAAATGGGTCAACTTCGTGCGGGGGACAAGGTAAAATTTGTTCCTGTAGAGCATGAGACTGCCATGGAGATGATCAAAGCCCAAGATAACGCCATTACTGAGCTTGAGACCTATGATGAAAAAACATTCCTTGCACCTAAACCGATAGGTACGCCTATTCTCTATAGTGATGAGGGAGAGAAAGATCTTCCTTCCATAGTTATACGTCAGTCGGGAGACAGCAACCTACTGGTCGAGTATGGAGAGATGGAACTGGATATCTCTTTACGTTTCAGAGTACATGTGTTGATGGAAGCACTTAAAGAAGCAGCGATCGAAGGTGTGAGCGATATCACCCCGGGGATACGCTCTTTGCAGATACACTTTGAACCAAGGGTGTGCGATAGGTCGGCGCTTATCGAACGTTTAAAAGAGATAGAGTTGACACTTCCGTCGATCGATGATATCGAAGTGCCTTCACGTATTGTACACTTGCCGTTATCATGGGATGATGAATCAACCCGTGTTGCGATCGACAAGTATATGAAAACAGTGCGTGCCGATGCCCCATGGTGCCCGAGCAATATCGAGTTCATCCGACGTATGAACGGATTGAAGAGTATCGACGATGTCAGAGAGATCGTCTTTGGTGCAAACTATGTGGTCATGGGACTGGGAGATGTCTATCTGGGAGCACCGGTTGCCACACCGCTTGATCCAAGACACCGTCTGGTAACGACAAAATACAATCCTGCCCGTACCTGGACCCCTGAGAATGCTGTAGGTATCGGTGGTGCCTATATGTGTGTGTATGGGATGGAAGGACCTGGAGGCTACCAGTTTGTCGGACGTACGGTACAGATGTGGAATCGTTATAGACAAACATCGAACTTCACAGAGGATAAACCGTGGCTGCTGCGTTTCTTTGATCAGATCAAGTTTTATGAAGTGAGTGCAGATGAACTCCATCAGATGCGTGAAGATTTCCCAAGAGGACGTGTGGAGATCAAAGTGGAAGAGACCACTTTCAGTTTGAAGAAATATAAGGATTTCCTAGCCCAAAATGAGGCATCGATAAAGAGCTTTAAAAAGACACAGCAGGAAGCATTTGAGGAAGAGCGTCAAATGTGGGAACGTACCGGACTCGCAAACTTTACTACGGTTAGTGAAGAGATAGAAGAACAGAGTATGGAACGTATCGAGATCGCTGAGAATGCTGAAGCTGTCGAATCTCCGGTTCAGGGAAGCCTCTGGAAGGTGATGGCCAAGTTGGGAGATGTGGTCGAAGAGGGTGAAGTACTTGCTATCGCGGAGTCTATGAAAATGGAAGTAGATATCGAAGCACCTGAACATGGAAAGATCACGCAGGTACTCTGTAGTGAAGGTGAGAATATTCAGGCGGGTAAAACGCTTTTTGTGATTGAACCTGTATAAGTGTGTCTGTGATGAAAATAGAACACTTTAAGACAATGTGGGGGTTTGAAGGCGACTTTGAAACAGCGTGTATTCAAGCCCAAGAGAAAGGTTTCAAGGGGATAGAAGGGCAAGCCCCCAAAACTAAAGAGGAGCGTGCATACTGGAAAGCATGCCTGGAAAAGTACGGGCTTGACTATATTGGTGAGATCGTCACAGGAGGAGATTATGTTCCTTCACGACACCAGAGCGTGCAAGCACATATCGATGATGTGCAAAGTGCGATAGAGAATGCTTTGGAACTCAATCCGCGTTTTATGAGCTGTCTGGGAGGGCTTGATGCCTGGAGCGATGAGGAGTTCATTCTATTTTTCACAGGTGCAATGGAGCATGCGAGAAAGCATGATCTGCAGATTGTGTTTGAAACACATCGCAGCCGTATTCTCTTTACGCCCTGGAGAACCAGAGAGATAACAGAGGCACTGCCTCAGATCAAACTGACACTTGATATCAGCCATTGGTGTGTGGTATGTGAGCGTCTGATGAGTACCGAGCTTGAAACGATCAGAGCGATCGCTCCTCATGTTTATCATATACATGGGCGTGTCGGCTATGACCAGGGACCGCAAGTGCCTCACCCGGGTGCACCTGAGTACAAAGAGGCGCTGCTCTCGCACCAGGAGGTATGGGAGATCATCTGGGATGCACAGCAGACTAAGGGTATGGAGATCACAACGATGACACCGGAGTTTGGACCAGACGGCTATCTGCATACACTCCCCTTTACCAATGCACCTGTTGCTGATCTTTGGGAGCTGAACTGCTGGATGGCAGAGTGTGAGAAGGAGCATTTTAATGGTTACACCAAAAAAAGGGTCTGATATGAGAGCACATCTACCCGTGATCGTACTTTTAGGTGCTTCGATACTATGGGGTTTGACATGGATTCCGCTTAAGAGCATCAATACCATGGGGATAGACGGCATCCCGCTGATCTTCTTTACCTACGGTATGATGGCACTGATCTTAAGCCCAATACTCATGAAGCAGTTTTCCATATGGAGAGAGCATAAAAAGATGATGTTTCTTATCGCACTCTTTGGGGGCAGTGCAAACCTTGCCTTCTCTTACGCACTGATCAACGGTGAAGTGATACGGGTGATGGTACTCTTCTATCTTCTACCAGTATGGGGTGTGGCTGGAGGACGGCTCTTTTTAAAAGAGACGATCGACAGATGGCGCTATCTTGGTGTTTTGTTGGCGATCAGCGGCGCATTTTTAATCCTTGGCGGGTTTGAAGTGCTTGATACACCGCCGTCTTGGATAGACCTTGTCGCACTCGCTTCAGGGCTCTTCTTTGCAATGAACAACCTTCTTTTCCGTGCCGTGCAGTCGATACCTGTAGCTTCAAAGATCGGTAGTATGTTCATAGGGTGTTTTACACTCGCAGCACTCTTCTTGTATGCAGGGGTAGAGCAGCTTCCAAGCGGTATCACTGATGATGCATGGATTCTTCTTGCAGGGTATGCGCTCTTTTGGCTGTTTGTGGCAAATATAGGATCGCAGTGGAGCGTGACGCATATGGATGCGGGGCGTTCGTCGATCATTATTATTTTAGAACTCATTACAGCAGTTATTTCTGCCACCCTGATCGCAGGGGAGACGATGAGCACGATAGAAACTATCGGGGGTGCACTGATCATCATGGCTGCGTTTATAGAAGCGCTACGTACTCAAGATGATGATGAACCTGTTACTACGATGAATTAGAATGAAAGGAATAGAGATGAATATAGAAAAATTACAACAATTATATAAAGAGAAAACACTCACACCTAGAGAGTATATGAAGCAGATCAAAGAGAATATTGAAGCACATGCAGAGAACCCGATCTGGATCTACGTGCTGAGTGAGAGCGAACTGGAGCCTTATTTAGCAAAGCTTGAAAGCTGCAAAGTGGAGAGCCTGCCACTTTATGGGATCCCTTTTGCGATTAAAGACAACATTGATCTAGAAGGGGTAGCAACGACGGCAGCATGTGAAGAGTACAGTTATATTGCTGAGAAGTCTGCTTATGTAGTGCAGAAGCTGATCGAAGCAGGAGCGATCCCGGTGGGGAAGACCAACCTTGACCAGTTCGCTACGGGACTGGTGGGTACCCGTTCACCTTATGGAGCGTGCCAGAACAGCATAGACCCTAAGTATATCTCAGGGGGATCAAGCTCAGGTTCGGCGGTAAGTATCGCGCTTGATATGGCTATCTTCTCTCTGGGGACAGATACGGCAGGTTCAGGGCGTGTGCCTGCTGCATTCAACAACCTAGTGGGGCTTAAGCCATCCAAGGGTGTGTTGAGTACTTCGGGTGTGGTGCCTGCCTGTCGAAGTCTGGACTGTGTTTCGATCTTTGCGAAAACCACTGAAGATACACAGAAGGTTTTTGATGTAGCTGCTTCATTTGATGCAGAGGATCCGTACAGTCGACCTATGCCTGTGATAGAAAAAAATGTTCCATCCTCTTTTCGCTTTGCCATTCCTAAAGAAGATCAGTTAAAGTTTTTTGGGGACAGTGAGGCAGAAGCACTTTACCGAAAAGCAGTGAAAACATTTGAAGAGATGGGTGGAACGGCTGTAGAGATCGACTTCTCACCTATGCTTGAAGCGGCAAATCTACTCTATTACGGACCGTGGGTTGCTGAGCGTTATGTAGCAGTGAAGGAGATGATAGAAACGATGCCTGAACGCCTCATCGATGTGACAAGAACGATCATAGAATCCGGAAAAACGAAGAGTGCAGAGGATTACTTTAACGCTGAATACAAGATCAAAGCCTATAAACGCCAGGGAGATCTACTTATGAAAGAGATTGACTTTGCACTGACTCCGACCACGGGGACGATCTATACGATAGAAGAGGTCAATGCAGACCCTATACAGCTGAACACGAATCTTGGCTACTACACCAACTTCATGAACCTGCTTGACTTCTCTGCCTATGCTGTTCCTGCAGGATTTAGAGAGAACGGTCTTCCGTTTGGTGTGACACTCTTTGCTGACGCTTTTGAAGACAGAAAGCTTATGGAGCTGGGTGAATCTTACATACAAAAGGCTTCCCATGGAAAATAAAACGATAGAGATAGCCGTCTGCGGCGCACACATGACAGGTCTGCCGCTCAATTACCAACTCGCTGAGTTGGATGCAACATTTGTTAAAGCAACGAAAACAGACAAGATCTACCGTCTTTACGAAGTGCCTGAGAAGGTACCACCCCGCCCGGGTATGATACGCGATACACAAAACGGTTCATCCCTGGAACTGGAAGTATGGTCCATGCCTCTGGAGAACTTCGGTGCTTTCATGATACAGATTGCCGAGCCTCTTGGTATCGGAACAGTGATCTTGGAAGATGGAAGTTCTGTGTATGGCTTCTTGTGTGAGAGTGATCCGATCAAGGATGCGAAAGAGATCACATCTTATGGTGGCTGGAGAGCTTATATCTCGTAATCTGTTTTATATCTCTTTCTATAGACGTTTAAGATTTTATAAACAAGTGTATGAAAACCTTATAAAGTTATATATTTTATAAGGTTTGATGAATAAGGCATATTGGAGATACTCTTATCTTTACATAATGTGATAATTTAATCATTATTACTCAAGTATTCATCTTCCTGCCAGTTTTGAATTCCATGCTCTTTATATTTATATCTCTTTAATAACGATTCATAATATGCTTTAGCTAGTTTATCACATGTTAATATTTCTTTGATGTTTTCTTGATTTTCTTTCGCATTAAAGGAGCATTGATTGACAAACTCAATTGTAAATTCTGGGTAATTTCTTGATATTAGTTCCATAGTATCATCTGTAGCAATAAAGCCTTCTTGAATAACTCTTACATAAAATCCAGTTTTGTATTCTTTAACCACTAATGAAGTGAGATTCTTTATCCCTGTAACTGATGATATTTTCCAACAAGGTTGTCTAGGTTGAGATACTTCAAAAATAACTTCACCACATTGAAATCGATCACCAATACAAACATCACTATCATCCAAATCCAGTATTGTTATATTTTCTCCAAATGCACATTCTGGTAGTTCTAAACTATATGTCTTTTTAAAAAAATCGTAGTATTTTTGGCTATAAACACATACAGCTTTATCAGCTCCTCCATGATTTACTTTATCCCCTTGCATATCATCAATAAAACCTAAATTGTTTATAAAAAGTCTTTTATGCGGGTCAATTTTCTTTTTTCTGTAAGCAGATGGATATTGTTTTCTTTTCCCATCATTGATCTCTTCTACAGTCCCACAATAAATATGTTTAATATTTGTTTTTATAACATTCATCTTTTTCCTTTTTTATATTATACATTTTACATGAATATGATTGTAACTTTTGTAATCTAATATAGACTATAACGGACAAAAGTTCCTCATCAAGTTATATATTTTATAAGGTTATTTGTTTTTAAAGATTTTATACTGCTTTCCATTTATTATTGAGTTTGTTAGGTATATCTATATTGCTTATGGAATAAATGAGTAGAATTATATGTATAGAGTTAAAAAATGGGGAGGCCGCACACTCTCCAAGGAGAGTGGCGTATTCAAAACAGGTTTTTTAGAAGATTACAATGTTTGATTAAAACTTATATGTTGCGATAAGCTCAAGTGCTTGGTTTGCACCTGACCCATCACCATAATCAGTGTTAGAGTAGATCCCAGCAACATCGATACAATCAGTAATTCCGTATCCTAAGATCAGGTCGAATTCAGATCCTTCTTCAACGAATGCTGCAGTCTCTTCATAGTATGAATAATCAGCAACCACAGAAACACCACTAAATTCTGTTGCAGCTTCAACTTTGAAAGCATCACCAACTCCATTAGAACCCAAGCTATTCCACATAGTAGTATAGACAGCGTCATTATCCATAAATCCTGCAGGAGCATCACTTGTATATACATATGCAGCCATAAGGTCAAATCCACCTACTGAACCTGATGCTTTGATACCATATACATCTGATGTATCTGCTCCATCCCAATCAGTATTTATATATTGAGCAGCAACATCTATACCTGCGATCTTTGTACCTGCATCAGCATACACTTGAGTATATTTACCACCATAAGAATCATCATCTATATTGTAGTACCAGATGCTAGCATCAAATGCATCGCTATACGCTGCACCGACTGTCCAGTTGTCTCCATCAAGACTTACAAAGTCCACACCACCGTTAACACCTCTAAATTCTGTAATGTATGAAGCACTTAAAGTAACGTTAGGGATCGATGTGTTCATAATAGTATATGCTTCATATGAACCTATAGCCAATAACCAGTCAAATCCGCTTATCTGTGGAGTGTGCATGAGTTGACGACCAAGTACGAAAGTCGTATCACCATAGGTTGCAGTAATGTTAGCAACATTCAAGAAAGCACCAGTTGTTTTATAAGAGTCTCCCCAACCTTCAAAACCAACAAAAGAGATACTTTCATTCATGAGGTTTGTATATCCAATACCTGAGAGGTTGGCTGTAATGCCATCCATGATCTTGTGTGATGCATCTACAGTGACAGCTGCACCTAATGAACTGGATTCCTTATCAAAAATGCTATTTGCTCCGAAGAAATCATCAGAGTAATAATAAAGTGTAGCTTTACTCTCAACTGTTGTGTTACTGTTACATGCTGCTTCAACAACCGGTGCTTCTACTACTGGCTCTGCTGGTGCTATATCTCCTCCTGCAAATGCCGAACTGACAGCTAATGCTGCGACTAAACTTAATTTTGTCCATTTCATGTTATTTCCTTGTGTTATATTTTGGATAATAAAGTGTAACACAACGTTAACAAAAAATGAACGGATATATGATTATTTTTTAATCAATTGAATATATCTATTTATAATATATAAATAAATTATATTTATTAGAAAAATATAGTTATGGTATAAGATTATAATAATAATTCTGATTTAATGAAACTGTTTTTACTGTTCGATCTATCAGCAAATATACAGATCAATAGCGTGTTTTCAAGTATATTATGAGAAGATATTGAAAAGTGATTGAAGGGGAGTGGACCCGAACACTCTCCGAAGAGAGTGGCGTATTCAAACGGGTTGTAAGAGAATTACAATGTTTGATTAAAACTTGTAAGTTGCGATAAGCTCCATAACTTGCTCATCATCACCTGTACCATAATCAGTAATAGTATAGGCAGCATCTAGAGAGATACAATCAGTAAATCCGTATCCTAAGACAAGGTCAAATTCTGATCCACCTTCTGTACCAATATTTTCATATTCAAAGTCACCATAAGCAACAGATACTGCTATACCGCTGAACTCAGTTGCTGCAGAAACCATAAAGTTATCACCAACTGAGATAGAAGTAGGAGTCATCCACATACTTGTGTAAAGACCATCCCAATCAACAAATCCTGCTGGATTATCATCTACTTTTACATATGCTGCTGTAAGGTCAAATCCAGCTAATGCTGTTTCTGCTTTAACACCATATGCTGTAGAACTATCCGTCAAATCCCAGTCTGTATCTACATATTGACCTGCAACTTTGAATGAACCAAAGTCATAACCAAGATCAGCATATACTTGTGTATAAAGTGCAGCATCTACATTGTAGTACCAAACACTTGCATCAAATGTATCGCTGTATGAAGCACCTACTGTCCAGTTGTCACCATCAAGAGCAGCAAAGTCTGTACCTGAGCCGTTCATTCTATATTCTGCAATGTATGAACCAACTAAAGTAAGGTTTGAGATAGATTTATTTACTACTGTATAAGCTTCAAATGAACCCGGAGCTAGTAACCAATCAAAACTTTGAATCATTGGCGTGTCAAGAAGCTGACGACCAAGAACGAAAGTTGTATCACCATATGCTGCAGTGATGTTAGCAATGTTTAGGAAAGCACCTGTCTCTTGACCTTCGAACTGACCCCAAACATCTGGCTTGTCATAGGAATTTGTAAGGTTAGTAAAACCTACTGCAGTAACGTTAGCAGTTACGTTATCTGTGATTTTATGAGCTACATCTAAAGTAACAGCTGCACCTAATGCACTGCTATCTCCTTTATACCAATCTAAATCACCATAACCATCTGTTGTAAAAGAGTAAAGTACAGCTTTACTATTGATCGTAGTGTTACTGTTACAAGCAGCAGCTTCAACAACCGGCGCTTCAACAACTGGTTCTACTGGAGCAATGTCTCCACCTGCAACTGCTGAGCTAACAGCTAAAGCTGCTACTAAACTTAATTTTGTCCATTTCATGTTTTTCCCTTGTTTTGAATTTTGGATAACAAAGTGTAACATAAGGATTAACAGATGATAAATAGAGAGGTGATTAATTTTTAACCAATTGACTAGATAGAAGTATTTTTAAAGAAATCTCTGACATATTCATAACCAGAGTAGAGTGTCAATGCAACAGCACTCCATAAGAGAAGTTCGGCACCTGGCCATTGCATCAGTAAAAAACCTATGGCTACCATCTGTGCTACGGTTTTGACCTTTCCCATCCATGAGGCCGCGATGTCAAGACCCTGACTGACAGCCGA is a genomic window of Sulfurovum sp. XGS-02 containing:
- the uca gene encoding urea carboxylase, whose protein sequence is MFTKILIANRGEIACRVIRTLKKMDIRSVVVYTAADTDSLHVSLADEAYYIGHGVASESYLDTEKILNIAIKSGAEAVHPGYGFLSENAAFANACEAAGIRFIGPRTEHMEQFGLKHTARALAEQNSVPLLPGSSILSDLEEAKSEAKRIVYPVMLKSTAGGGGIGMQLCYDENELCSAYESVKRLSENNFSDGGMFLEKYVASARHIEVQIFGDGKGYVAVLGDRDCSVQRRNQKVIEETPAPGIADATREALYKAAKDLTASVSYLSAGTVEFVYDTTTDEFYFLEVNTRLQVEHGITEEVTGVDLVEWMIRQAYGENPGLYSYEHAPEGHAMQVRIYAEDPSKNFQPSSGVLTNVKFAEGIRCDTFIETGLEVSAFYDPMIAKLIIKGKDREEALNMINDAIENTEIDGIETNLRYLGAIVRSDIFKDGVQTTKYLNTFDFTPNSIDVLRPGTQTTIQDFPGRTGYWDIGVPPSGPFDNFSFRYANRIVGNDAAASGMEIAIAGPTLRFNTDSVIALCGAEIDAFLDGEAIGMNEAVDVKAGSTLKLKKVHNQGFRTYLAVRGGFDVPEYLGSRSTFTLGQFGGHAGRTLISGDVLHIGSMIDGETAKQKTVPHENFENRWEIGVLYGPHGAPDFFTDSDIKTFFEIEWEIHYNSNRTGIRLIGPKPEWARTDGGEAGLHPSNIHDNAYAIGSVDFTGDMPVILGPDGPSLGGFVCPVTIINAELWKMGQLRAGDKVKFVPVEHETAMEMIKAQDNAITELETYDEKTFLAPKPIGTPILYSDEGEKDLPSIVIRQSGDSNLLVEYGEMELDISLRFRVHVLMEALKEAAIEGVSDITPGIRSLQIHFEPRVCDRSALIERLKEIELTLPSIDDIEVPSRIVHLPLSWDDESTRVAIDKYMKTVRADAPWCPSNIEFIRRMNGLKSIDDVREIVFGANYVVMGLGDVYLGAPVATPLDPRHRLVTTKYNPARTWTPENAVGIGGAYMCVYGMEGPGGYQFVGRTVQMWNRYRQTSNFTEDKPWLLRFFDQIKFYEVSADELHQMREDFPRGRVEIKVEETTFSLKKYKDFLAQNEASIKSFKKTQQEAFEEERQMWERTGLANFTTVSEEIEEQSMERIEIAENAEAVESPVQGSLWKVMAKLGDVVEEGEVLAIAESMKMEVDIEAPEHGKITQVLCSEGENIQAGKTLFVIEPV
- a CDS encoding MOSC domain-containing protein translates to MNVIKTNIKHIYCGTVEEINDGKRKQYPSAYRKKKIDPHKRLFINNLGFIDDMQGDKVNHGGADKAVCVYSQKYYDFFKKTYSLELPECAFGENITILDLDDSDVCIGDRFQCGEVIFEVSQPRQPCWKISSVTGIKNLTSLVVKEYKTGFYVRVIQEGFIATDDTMELISRNYPEFTIEFVNQCSFNAKENQENIKEILTCDKLAKAYYESLLKRYKYKEHGIQNWQEDEYLSNND
- a CDS encoding sugar phosphate isomerase/epimerase codes for the protein MKIEHFKTMWGFEGDFETACIQAQEKGFKGIEGQAPKTKEERAYWKACLEKYGLDYIGEIVTGGDYVPSRHQSVQAHIDDVQSAIENALELNPRFMSCLGGLDAWSDEEFILFFTGAMEHARKHDLQIVFETHRSRILFTPWRTREITEALPQIKLTLDISHWCVVCERLMSTELETIRAIAPHVYHIHGRVGYDQGPQVPHPGAPEYKEALLSHQEVWEIIWDAQQTKGMEITTMTPEFGPDGYLHTLPFTNAPVADLWELNCWMAECEKEHFNGYTKKRV
- the atzF gene encoding allophanate hydrolase — its product is MNIEKLQQLYKEKTLTPREYMKQIKENIEAHAENPIWIYVLSESELEPYLAKLESCKVESLPLYGIPFAIKDNIDLEGVATTAACEEYSYIAEKSAYVVQKLIEAGAIPVGKTNLDQFATGLVGTRSPYGACQNSIDPKYISGGSSSGSAVSIALDMAIFSLGTDTAGSGRVPAAFNNLVGLKPSKGVLSTSGVVPACRSLDCVSIFAKTTEDTQKVFDVAASFDAEDPYSRPMPVIEKNVPSSFRFAIPKEDQLKFFGDSEAEALYRKAVKTFEEMGGTAVEIDFSPMLEAANLLYYGPWVAERYVAVKEMIETMPERLIDVTRTIIESGKTKSAEDYFNAEYKIKAYKRQGDLLMKEIDFALTPTTGTIYTIEEVNADPIQLNTNLGYYTNFMNLLDFSAYAVPAGFRENGLPFGVTLFADAFEDRKLMELGESYIQKASHGK
- a CDS encoding DMT family transporter, which produces MVTPKKGSDMRAHLPVIVLLGASILWGLTWIPLKSINTMGIDGIPLIFFTYGMMALILSPILMKQFSIWREHKKMMFLIALFGGSANLAFSYALINGEVIRVMVLFYLLPVWGVAGGRLFLKETIDRWRYLGVLLAISGAFLILGGFEVLDTPPSWIDLVALASGLFFAMNNLLFRAVQSIPVASKIGSMFIGCFTLAALFLYAGVEQLPSGITDDAWILLAGYALFWLFVANIGSQWSVTHMDAGRSSIIIILELITAVISATLIAGETMSTIETIGGALIIMAAFIEALRTQDDDEPVTTMN